The Stenotrophomonas maltophilia genome segment CATGGGTAGTGCCGGCCGCTGGCCGGCAGCCCCCACGTGCAGACCCATGGGTAGTGCCGGCCGCTGGCCGGCAGCACTTGCATGTGGCCGTCAGGCAGATGCCGGCCGGCGGCCGGCACGACCGTTACGCGTCCAGCGCCTGCCGCAGCGGGGCCAGGAAAGCTCCAGCGCGCTGCGCGGCCTCTTCAGCCGAGCCCGCTTCGGCCAGCACCGCCACCAGCGCACTGCCAACCACCACGCCATCGGCCTGGCGCGCCATCGCCGCAGCACTGGCGGCGTCCTTGATGCCGAAGCCAGCAACCACCGGCACTGAAGCGCGCGCGCGCAGGGCCTGCAGGCGGGCACTGGCGGCATCGCTGTCCAGGCGTTCGGACGCGCCGGTGACACCGGCAAAGCTGACGTAGTAGAGATAGCCACGGGCCAGCGCCAGCAGCTTGTCGGCCCGCGCTTCGCTGGTGGTCGGCGACGCCAGCAGGACCAGTGCCAGGCCGGCTGCATCGAAGGCCTGCTGCGCTTCACCCGCTTCTTCCGGCGGCAGGTCGACCAGCAGTACGCCGTCCACGCCTGCGTCGACGGCGGCCTTGGCGAAGGCCGCGTAGCCATGGATCTCCACCGGGTTGAGGTAGCCCATCAGCACCACCGGGGTCTGCGCGTCGCGCTCGCGGAACTGCGCCACGGCCTGCAGGACGTAGCGGCTGCCAGCCCCCCGTGCCAGCGCGCGCTCGGAGCTGCGCTGGATGGTCGGGCCATCGGCCATCGGGTCGGAGAACGGCACGCCCAGCTCGATCACATCGGCACCGGCATCGACCAGCGCGTGCATGACCGGCACCGTGGCCTCCAGCGAGGGATCACCGGCGGTGACGAAGGGGATAAGTGCCTTGCGCTGCTGCTCGCGCAGGCGCTGGAAACAGGCATCGAGTCGGGATACGGGCATCTCAGGCACATCCTTCAATCAGTTCAATCGCATCGCTGGTCCCCCAGTACATCCGGGTGACCTTCCCTTCATAGAGTTCCAGGCGGATGCCCAGGTCCGAGCCCGGGTCCTGCCAGGTGAGGTACTCGCCCTGGTCGCCGTCATAGGCATGCGGACTGGACACCGGCGGATTCGGAAACTGCGCCATGGCCTGTGCGCGGGTCATGCCGACGCGCAGGCCAAACGGACCGGGCTGCTCAACCGGCAGCTCCGGGTCGTCACCCGGCTTCAGATCGAAACGCACCACGCGCTCGTCATCGGTCATCATCGACACGCCGGCCGGCAGCGCCTTGCCATCGTAGTACTCGCAGTCGCCTTCGAAGAACTCCTTCGCGCCCTGCGCTTTCCAGGGACCCAGGGCCTTCAGGTCACTCATGTGCTGGCCGACCAGCACCTCGCCGGCATGATCCAGCGCCACCGAGGCCACTGCAGGCACGTCGTCGCTGTCCGCGCCTTGCGCAGACGGTGGATCGACGATCGGCGTACGCGCCATCGGGTCGAGGTCATCGTTGGCGGCCGGCTGCTGGGCCGGCTGCGTGGTGGCCTTGGCGGCCGGCGCCAGTACCGGTGGCTCCGGCGGCTGGCACGCGGCCAGCCCAAGCGCCAGCAGCAGCACGCCGCTGTTCCGCAGCCGCGCGCTCACAGCACCAGCCCTTCGCGCGCAGCGATGGTGTGCACGTCCTTGTCGCCACGGCCGGATAGATTGCACAGCACGATCTGGTCACGCGGTCGCTCACGCGCCAGCTTGATCGCCTGTGCCAGCGCATGGCTGGACTCCAGTGCCGGCAGGATGCCCTCGGTATGCGCCAGCAGGTGGAAGGCCTGCAGCGCTTCCTCGTCGGTGATGCCCAGATAGCGTGCGCGACCGGTATCGGCCAGGAACGCGTGCTCCGGGCCGACGCCCGGATAATCCAGGCCGGCTGATACCGAGTGGGTCTCGATGATCTGGCCGTCGTCGTCGCACAGCACATAGGTGCGGTTGCCGTGCAGCACACCCGGGCGACCGGCAGCGATCGACGCGGCGTGACGGCCGGTGTTGATGCCATCACCGGCGGCTTCGGCGCCGACGATCTCGACCTGGCGGTCGTTGAGGAAGGCATGGAACAGGCCGATGGCATTGCTGCCGCCGCCCACGCAGGCGGTGATCGCATCGGGCAGGCGGCCGTACTCGGCCAGCATCTGCTCGCGCGCCTCACGGCCGACGATGGCATTGAAGTCACGAACCATGCGCGGATACGGATCCGGGCCGGCCACGGTGCCGATGATGTAGAAGGTGTCCTGCACGTTGGTCACCCAGTCGCGCATGGCTTCGTTGAGTGCGTCCTTCAGGGTGGCCGAGCCGGAAGTGACCGGCACCACCGTCGCGCCCAGCAGCTTCATGCGGTAAACATTGATCTTCTGCCGCTCGATGTCGGTGGCGCCCATGTACACCACGCATTCCAGGCCCAGCCGCGCGGCAACCGTGGCACTGGCCACGCCATGCTGGCCGGCACCGGTCTCGGCAATGATGCGCGTCTTGCCCATCCGCGCGGCCAGCAAGGCCTGGCCGATGGTGTTGTTGATCTTGTGCGCGCCGGTGTGGTTCAGGTCCTCGCGCTTGAGCAGGATCTGCGCGCCACCGACGTGATCGCTCAGGCGCTGGGCGTGATAGATCGGGCTCGGCCGGCCCACGTAGTGCGCCAGGTCGCGGTCATAGGCCAGCTGGAATGCGGGATCCTGGCGCGCCTGGTCATAGGCCTGGGCCAGTTCCTGCAGCGGGCCGACCAGGGTTTCGGCAACGAAACTGCCGCCATAGCGGCCGAAGTGGCCCTGGGCATCCGGGAAGGCGTGATAGTCGGCAATGGGGGAGGCAGACATGGATACGACCGGTGGTTCAGACAGGTGGATACTCTAGCGCACGGGTCACGACCGGAAAATGGATATTATCTGGCGCATATCGTCAGGAAATCTCACATGAGCCGTTCCCTGCTGCCTCCCCTCAATGCGCTGCGCGCGTTCGAAGCGACGGCCCGCCTTGGCGGCGTTGGGCGTGCCGCGCAGGACCTGCACGTCACCCACGGCGCGGTCAGCCGGCAGTTGAAGCTGCTGGAGGATCACCTTGGCCTGGCGTTGTTCCAGCGGGCCGGCCGTGGCCTGCGCCTGACCGCTGCGGGCACGCGGCTGCAGGCAGCATGCAGCGAGGCCTTCAGCGGCATCGAAGACTGCGTGCGCGAACTGCGGCGGCCGACAGCAGCCCCGGCGCTGGTACTGGGCTGCAGTGGCAGCGTGCTGGCGCGCTGGATGATTCCACGACTGCCAGCATTGCAGGCTGCCCTGCCCGGCGTGCGCCTGCAGTGGTCGGCGCTGGATGGCAGCTTCACCGAGGCGCAGGCCGCACTGGACGCGGTGCTGCTGCTGGCGCAGGGGCCGTGGCCCCGGGGCTGGCAGGTGCGCGAGCTGGCGCCGGAACGGGTCGGCGTGGTGGTGGCGCCATCGCATCCGGCCGCGCAGCGCCTGCGGCATGCACCGCCGTCGGCGCTGCTGCAGGAGACGCTGCTGCACACCAGCTCACGGCCGCAGGCATGGCCGGCATGGGCACAGGCGCACGATCTGGACGTGTCGAAGCTGCAGCTGGGCACCGCCTTCGAGCACCTGTACTACCTGCTGGAAGCCGCGGTAGCCGGGCTGGGCCCGGCGATCGCACCGGAACCGCTGGTGGCCGAAGACCTGGCCGCAGGCCGGCTGGTCGCACCGTGGGGATTTACCGCCACCGGCGGCTTCTGGGTGCTGGCGCGGCCGGATGGCCCGGCCGATGCACGGGTGGACGCCCTGGCCGACTGGGCAGCAGCACAGCTGCGATGAGACAAGGCTCCGGGTGGCGTTCGCCCCCGAAGCCGGCAACACAAGCCTCAGCGACCGCCCATCGCGACCCGCTGCTGCTCCTCATGCACCTGCTGCTGGTGCGGCGGATCTGCCAGCAGCTTGGCACTGGCCTGCTCCAGCGGCGGTGGCGCCTGAGCCAGATCGATGGCGGTGCGGAAGCCCGGCGTCGCGCCGATCACGAACGCCTTGCCATCCTGCACCGTGATGCTCTGCAGCTTGTCGGCCGCATCGATACCGTAATTACATTCCGTTGGAAAACACGTCGAGCACGTCCGCACTGACCCAGCCCTGCGCGCAGTTCCCGGCGTAACGTCCCGGCGCCGCCACATGGCAGGCCTCGCCCCCCGTGTTCGCCAGGCCAGTGATCGGCCTGTCGCCATAGGTGTCACACAACGTGTTGCCCTTGCACTTGCCGACCGTTGCTGCGGGAACCGCCACGACGTAATAGAACAGCGGATTCTGTCCGGTACGCCCGATGCCCTGCACGCAGACCAGCTGCCCCTTCGACAGCTTTGCGGTCACGCTGGCCTTGCTGCCGGTGGATGGCACCGCATTCAACGTCTCCACGCCCTTGGCGTCGGCTACGCCCGCGAAGAAGCCCTGGTCACCACAGTCCGGCGACAGTTCGACATCGTAGAAATCACCGCTGTCCACATCGCCGGCCGTGCAGCCGCTGCCCGTACTGGCGTTGCTGCATTTCACGCCACTGGCCTGGATCAGCGCCGCCAGGCCGTCGGCAGCCGGTGCTGTGGCGGGTGCGCCTGCCGGTGTGGCAGCGGCCGGTGCCGATGCAGTCGGGGCGGACGAGTCACCGCCCGCACACGCGCCCAATGCAAGCAGCAGGCCGGGCATGATCGTCAGGCGGGCCAGGCGGATACGGTGGGAAGAGAGATGGGGCATATCCATTGCGTCCTCGTTCGAAAGCCAAGGCGTATCTCAGGGGTGCGGCCAGCGCCACGCACACCGCATCGCACCCAGCCAGGTCAGGCCGGGCCCATTGTGTCCGATCAGATGCTCGGGTGTGTCGACTTCCTGGCGCTGGATCCTGAATTACCCGAAAGTGGGATGCTCACCGCATTCAGTAGACGTCCGCCTTCATGGCACGGCACGCGACAGGCAAGAACACAGACCCGGCGGAATGCACCGTCGGCGATGACGTTCCGGGTGCGCCCTCAGGGGGCGCGGATCACTCCAGGACCGTGCAGTCCGCGCGGCGCACTTCCTCGACGAAGGTGCGCATCCTGTAGCCGTCCTTGATACCCGGCTCCAGTTCGATGCCGCTGGACACGTCCACGCCCCAGGGAAGCGTGGCCAGCACAGCGTCGTAGACGTTTTCCGGGTTCAGGCCACCGGCCAGCAGGAACGGCCGGTGCAGGCCGGTCGGGATACGGCCCCAGTCGAAGGCCACGCCGGTACCGCCGCCGCCGCCGGGAGCGTGGCTGTCGAACAGGAACCCCGCCGCGCTCGGGTAACGCAGCTGCAACGTGCGCGCATTGACCTCTTCCCGGCCCCCCATGGCGATTGCCTTCAGATAGGGCATGTTGAAGCTGCGGCAGAAGCTCTCGTCTTCCTCGCCATGGAACTGCAGCAGGGTTGGCCGCACCGTGCGCAGCACCTCACGCACCTCTTCCTTGCTGTTGTTGCGGAACAGGGCCACCACATCGACCATCGACGCGATCGCCTGGCGCATCGCGCGTGCTTCGGCAGGAGCAACCCGGCGGCTGCTCTCGCGGGCAAAGATGAAACCCACTGCGTCCACGCCCAGCTCACCGGCCAGGCGGACATCGCCGGCACGGGTCATGCCACAGAACTTGATGCGCGTGCGGTAGTAGGAGCGGCTCATAGCGTGACCTCGGCGGGCAGATGCCAATTGTCGGGGTACAGGGGCCCAAGGAACACCAGGCCCTGCGGCGGTGCGGTGGGACCGGCTACGGTGCGATCGCGCCCGGCCAGCAGTTCGGCGATCCATTCCACCGGTTTTTCACCGCTGCCCACCAGGATCAACGATCCGACGATATTGCGGACCATGTGATGAAGGAATGCATTGCCCTGCACGGCCACTTCAATCACTTCGCCCTGGCGGCTGACCTGCAGTGATTGCAGCTCACGCCGCGCATGCAGCGCCTGGCACTGCACGGAGCGGAACGCGCTGAAGTCATTTTCGCCGATCAGGGCCTGGCCGGCGGCGTGCATCAGCGTCTCGTCCAGCGCCCGGCGCTCCCAGCTGAGGGTCTGCCGGTCCAGCGCCGGCCGCACCTCGCGGTTGAGCAGGCGGTAGCGGTAGCGGCGCGCGCGTGCCGAGAAGCGGGCGTGGAAATCGTCGGCCACCGGCACGCACCAGCGCACCGCGATCGAGCGCGGCAGGCGGGTGGTGGTGCCCAGCATCCAGGCGCGCGGATCGCGCACCACGTCGGTATCGAAATGGACGACCTGGCACTGGCCATGCACGCCGGCATCGGTGCGGCCGGCGCAGACCACCTGCAGCGGCGAATCGGCCACCGACGACAGGGCCTGCTCAAGGCTGGCCTGCACGCTGGGACCGCCCTCGCCCAGGTTCTGCCAGCCCCTGAAGTCGCTGCCGTCGTATTCGACGCCAAGCGCGTAACGCATGTGCTACCTCGATATTGCGTATGGGGCGGCGCTCAGGCCGGATCGCGTTCGGACCAGACCGCCAGTTCGTTGCCACCGGGCTCGACGAACTGGAAGCGGCTGCCACCGGGGAAGGAAAATACCGGGCGCACGATCTCGCCGCCGGCGTCGCGCACGGCGGCCTCGACCGGTGCCAGTGCGTCGGCATACAGCACCAGCAGCGGTGCGCCGCTGTCGCTGGCCCGCTGCGGCTGGCCGCGGAAGAAGCCGCCCTGCAGGCGGCCATCGTCGAACGCCGTGTAGTCGCTGCCGTAATCGACGAACGACCAGCCGAACACCTTCTCGAAGAAGGCGCGGCTTGCGGCCGGTTCGCTGGAAGCGAATTCAACGTAGTCGATGCGACGCTCGCGGCTCATGGCAGGGTCCTTGTCGGCAGGTTCGGTCACGGCAGGCGGGCCAGCAGTTCGCGGGCCTGGGCCTGGCTGTGCAGGTCACCGCCTTCGGCGACTTCCAGCAACAGGGTGCGCGCAGTCTGCGCGTCGCCCAGATCGAGGTAGGCAATGGCCAGTTCCAGGCGCTCCTGGCCGGCGCGCGGCGACCAGCCCGCGTCGCCGGCGGGCGCGGCCGCGCTCGGCGCGATATCGTCGGAATGAGAAGCGTCGACGCTGCCGTGGTCGATGCTGTCGATGGCCTCGGGATGTACGGTATCCGCCGGAGCCTCGTTCTCATGCGCGTCAGCCGGCAGATCGAACACTCCGCGGAACTGAGGCTGCTGTTCGGCATGCAGTGCGTAGTCCGGCACCGCCACTTCGGCCGGCGCCTGCGGTACAACGCGTTCGTCCTGCAGCGGCTCGGCGACGACAACCTCGTCGCCGGTGGTTGCGGAATCGTCCCAGCGCGGCAGATCGGTCACCGCTTCGGGCAATGCCACCGCGTCCTCGTCGCGCAGTGTCTCGGCCTGCCATTCGGCCCGCACCGCGTGCTCGGCGACGGGTTCGGCGACCACCACGTCGTGTACTTCGGTTTCGGTCGCCCAGGCAGGCATCGCCGGTTCCTGGCGACCATTGTCGGCAACAGCCGACGACCACGAGGACTGCTCGGCCAGCGTATCCAGCGCCGCACCTGCCGGCACCGCTGCGGCCAGGCCGGCGGCATCGTCTTCCTCACGCAGCGGCGGCAGCGGCGACGGCTTGCGACGACGCAGCAGCCAAGCCGCGCCCGCGGCCAACAGCAACACCGGCAGCCCCAGCCAGTACCACGGCGTTGCCGCATCACGGGAACCCGGCGCCTGTGCCAGGCGCTGCTGCGCGGCAGCCAGGTCGTTGTCCTTCATCGCGATCAACGACTGCTGCTGCTCCTTCAGCTTCTCCAGATCAGCCACGCGCTGCTTCAGTTCACCGATCTCGGCATCGCGGGTGGCGATGTCCTCACGCGCCTGTCGCAGTTGTTCGTTGCCCAGCATGTCACCCTCGCTGCCGGCAGCGGTGCCGGTGGTTGTGCCCGCGTGCGCGGCGTCGGACGCCAGCGCCGGAGCGATCTCAAGTCGTGCCCCATTGGCGGCAGCCGGGGAAGAAGCGTTCGCGGTTGCCGCCCTGGCGGCCGGCGCGACCGCACCCGCCGGTTGCGGCACGGTACGCGCCTGCCGCCATTGCGCAGCGTGCTCGCGCACCAGCGCGGTGGCCTCGGCGGCATCGACAGCGGCAAGCGCATCGCTGCCCGGCACGCGCAGCACCGCGCCCTGCTTGAGCAGATTGACGTTGCCACGGATGAAGGCTTCGGGATTGGCGCGCAGCAGGGCGATCATCGCGCGGTCGCGGCTGACCTGGTTGCCACGCGCCACCGCGCTGGCGATCTGCGACAGGGTCTGACCGCGCTGTACGGTGACGCTGCCATCGGCCGCCGGTGCAGCGACCGGCGCGGAGGCCGCACGCGGGCGTGCCGGTGCAGGCGCCACCGCAGGTGGCGGCGTAGTGGGCGCCTCTGCCGCTGGCACCGTTGCCGAAGCCGGTGCAGGTTCGCGCACGATGGTATTGGAGAGCGTGCCTGCCGGCGCGACGATCTCCGGCTCGGCCACGGCCAGCGCGCTGGACGGCGCGTCGACCAGCGCGGAGTACTCGCGCACCAGGCGGCCCTGGCCCCAGTCAGCTTCGATCAGGAAGCTCAGCGATGGCGTCTCCACCGGGGCCTGCGAGGTGACGCGCACCACCGCCCTGCCCTGCGCATTGCGGGTCAGCTCGAACTGCAGCTCGCTGACCAGCCCGGTCGGCCGTTGCAGGCCGACGCGTTCGAAGGTGACCGGCGAGGCCAGCGCCACGCGCAGGTTTTCCAGTTCGGACGGGTCCGCCGACACCACCGGGATTTCGGCCAGCAATGGCTGCCCCGGCTTGGACAGGACACGGATGTCTCCCAGGCCCAATGCGAGTGCCGAACTGCTGGCCAGGGCCAGCAGCGCGGTGGAAAGATAGAGGAGCGGGCGCTTTGCGCCCCTGGCCCGTTTATTCATGGGCGACACTATAAAGCGTGCGGACCGGGGTCCGCACCCACCGGAAAGACCCTTGAGGTAGTGCCGGCCGCTGGCCGGCATGCACTCCGGCACAAGGATCACGGCAATGCCGGCCAGCGGCCGGCACTACCGGTGAGGCAACCGCTGTGATCAGCGCTGCTCGGCGGCGACCAGCTCGGCCAGCTGCACGGCATTCAACGCCGCGCCCTTGCGCACGTTGTCCGACACGATCCACAGGTTCAGGCCGCGCGGGTGCGAGAGGTCCTCGCGGATGCGGCCGACGTACACCGCGTCCGTGCCCGAGGCGTGGGTGACCGGGGTTGGGTAACCACCGGCTTCGTGACGATCCACCACTTCGATGCCCGGCGACTGCTCCAGCAGCGCGCGCGCTTCGGCGACGGTGACCTTGTCGCGGGTCTCGATCGCCACCGACTCGGAGTGGCCGTAGAACACCGGCACGCGCACCGCAGTCGGGTTCACCAGGATGCTGTCGTCGCCGAGGATCTTGCGGGTTTCCCAGATCAGCTTCATTTCTTCCTTGGTGAAGCCATTGTCCTGGAAGTCGTCGATGTGCGGGATCAGGTTGAAGGCGATCTGCACCGGGAAGCGCTGCGGATCGATTTCCTGGAAGCTCAGCAGCTGGCCGGTCTGCTTGCCCAGTTCCTCGGTAGCCGAACGGCCGCCGCCGGACACCGACTGGTAGGTGGAGACGTTGATACGCTCGATGCCGTACTTGCGGTGCAGTGGCGCCAGCGCCACCAGCATCTGCATGGTCGAGCAGTTCGGGTTGGCGATGATGCCGCGCGGACGGTTGGCCACCTGTTCCGGATTGACCTCGGACACCACCAGCGGCACGTCATCGTCGTAACGGAAGGCCGAAGAGTTGTCGATCACCACCG includes the following:
- a CDS encoding VOC family protein produces the protein MSRERRIDYVEFASSEPAASRAFFEKVFGWSFVDYGSDYTAFDDGRLQGGFFRGQPQRASDSGAPLLVLYADALAPVEAAVRDAGGEIVRPVFSFPGGSRFQFVEPGGNELAVWSERDPA
- the truA gene encoding tRNA pseudouridine(38-40) synthase TruA, whose translation is MRYALGVEYDGSDFRGWQNLGEGGPSVQASLEQALSSVADSPLQVVCAGRTDAGVHGQCQVVHFDTDVVRDPRAWMLGTTTRLPRSIAVRWCVPVADDFHARFSARARRYRYRLLNREVRPALDRQTLSWERRALDETLMHAAGQALIGENDFSAFRSVQCQALHARRELQSLQVSRQGEVIEVAVQGNAFLHHMVRNIVGSLILVGSGEKPVEWIAELLAGRDRTVAGPTAPPQGLVFLGPLYPDNWHLPAEVTL
- a CDS encoding FimV/HubP family polar landmark protein — translated: MNKRARGAKRPLLYLSTALLALASSSALALGLGDIRVLSKPGQPLLAEIPVVSADPSELENLRVALASPVTFERVGLQRPTGLVSELQFELTRNAQGRAVVRVTSQAPVETPSLSFLIEADWGQGRLVREYSALVDAPSSALAVAEPEIVAPAGTLSNTIVREPAPASATVPAAEAPTTPPPAVAPAPARPRAASAPVAAPAADGSVTVQRGQTLSQIASAVARGNQVSRDRAMIALLRANPEAFIRGNVNLLKQGAVLRVPGSDALAAVDAAEATALVREHAAQWRQARTVPQPAGAVAPAARAATANASSPAAANGARLEIAPALASDAAHAGTTTGTAAGSEGDMLGNEQLRQAREDIATRDAEIGELKQRVADLEKLKEQQQSLIAMKDNDLAAAQQRLAQAPGSRDAATPWYWLGLPVLLLAAGAAWLLRRRKPSPLPPLREEDDAAGLAAAVPAGAALDTLAEQSSWSSAVADNGRQEPAMPAWATETEVHDVVVAEPVAEHAVRAEWQAETLRDEDAVALPEAVTDLPRWDDSATTGDEVVVAEPLQDERVVPQAPAEVAVPDYALHAEQQPQFRGVFDLPADAHENEAPADTVHPEAIDSIDHGSVDASHSDDIAPSAAAPAGDAGWSPRAGQERLELAIAYLDLGDAQTARTLLLEVAEGGDLHSQAQARELLARLP
- a CDS encoding phosphoribosylanthranilate isomerase, whose protein sequence is MSRSYYRTRIKFCGMTRAGDVRLAGELGVDAVGFIFARESSRRVAPAEARAMRQAIASMVDVVALFRNNSKEEVREVLRTVRPTLLQFHGEEDESFCRSFNMPYLKAIAMGGREEVNARTLQLRYPSAAGFLFDSHAPGGGGGTGVAFDWGRIPTGLHRPFLLAGGLNPENVYDAVLATLPWGVDVSSGIELEPGIKDGYRMRTFVEEVRRADCTVLE
- a CDS encoding aspartate-semialdehyde dehydrogenase, which produces MSNAQRSFHVAVVGATGAVGETMLSILAERGFPVGTLSVLASERSAGGEIEFNGQKVKVQDLATFDPSGVEIALFSAGGSVSKEYAPKFAAAGAVVIDNSSAFRYDDDVPLVVSEVNPEQVANRPRGIIANPNCSTMQMLVALAPLHRKYGIERINVSTYQSVSGGGRSATEELGKQTGQLLSFQEIDPQRFPVQIAFNLIPHIDDFQDNGFTKEEMKLIWETRKILGDDSILVNPTAVRVPVFYGHSESVAIETRDKVTVAEARALLEQSPGIEVVDRHEAGGYPTPVTHASGTDAVYVGRIREDLSHPRGLNLWIVSDNVRKGAALNAVQLAELVAAEQR
- a CDS encoding LysR family transcriptional regulator, which produces MSRSLLPPLNALRAFEATARLGGVGRAAQDLHVTHGAVSRQLKLLEDHLGLALFQRAGRGLRLTAAGTRLQAACSEAFSGIEDCVRELRRPTAAPALVLGCSGSVLARWMIPRLPALQAALPGVRLQWSALDGSFTEAQAALDAVLLLAQGPWPRGWQVRELAPERVGVVVAPSHPAAQRLRHAPPSALLQETLLHTSSRPQAWPAWAQAHDLDVSKLQLGTAFEHLYYLLEAAVAGLGPAIAPEPLVAEDLAAGRLVAPWGFTATGGFWVLARPDGPADARVDALADWAAAQLR
- the trpA gene encoding tryptophan synthase subunit alpha; this encodes MPVSRLDACFQRLREQQRKALIPFVTAGDPSLEATVPVMHALVDAGADVIELGVPFSDPMADGPTIQRSSERALARGAGSRYVLQAVAQFRERDAQTPVVLMGYLNPVEIHGYAAFAKAAVDAGVDGVLLVDLPPEEAGEAQQAFDAAGLALVLLASPTTSEARADKLLALARGYLYYVSFAGVTGASERLDSDAASARLQALRARASVPVVAGFGIKDAASAAAMARQADGVVVGSALVAVLAEAGSAEEAAQRAGAFLAPLRQALDA
- the trpB gene encoding tryptophan synthase subunit beta; amino-acid sequence: MSASPIADYHAFPDAQGHFGRYGGSFVAETLVGPLQELAQAYDQARQDPAFQLAYDRDLAHYVGRPSPIYHAQRLSDHVGGAQILLKREDLNHTGAHKINNTIGQALLAARMGKTRIIAETGAGQHGVASATVAARLGLECVVYMGATDIERQKINVYRMKLLGATVVPVTSGSATLKDALNEAMRDWVTNVQDTFYIIGTVAGPDPYPRMVRDFNAIVGREAREQMLAEYGRLPDAITACVGGGSNAIGLFHAFLNDRQVEIVGAEAAGDGINTGRHAASIAAGRPGVLHGNRTYVLCDDDGQIIETHSVSAGLDYPGVGPEHAFLADTGRARYLGITDEEALQAFHLLAHTEGILPALESSHALAQAIKLARERPRDQIVLCNLSGRGDKDVHTIAAREGLVL